The window GACCCTGTGTGGCATACCCCGCAGGCAGCCCACACGACTTTGTGTGGGCGAATATTAGAactgcccacacgtgtggcaggaGGAGCATCCTACCACACGACTCCTTCGGTACAATGGGATCGATCTCACATACGAATTCGTTTGACAGGGAACCCACACCCCACACGCCTCCATCAGACCAGATCCCTTTTCCCTGTGAAAAAAGGAACAAAAAGCCCACTAACAACAAATTAAATGAAAAGGCCCAGTTTTTGGTTTTTTCTGTACAAATAAAAGCCCAGATTTTGCTCAGATACTAAAAAATGCCATCAGCTGCTTTGAAAATAGCAGAAAATGTCATTCGAGTTTAACCAAACTATTTGCCATTATATTTGTTTTTTTAACAATGGCAAAGGTTTATGAACACATATATAATGCCCAAAATGAAATATGGCAAATCTGCCATGACAACAAAAATCAATATTGCCATGTGAAAAAACGCAAAAAGTTGAAAAATTCATGTGAGAAGAACACACAAATTTGATAAGACAATAAAATATAAAAATGCAATTGCATTTTTAATTAAAAATGCCATCGAGTGCGTGTGGGCGAGATGCAAACGCCCACATGTGTGGGCGTTAGACTTTGGAcgccgataactgccacacgtgtggtgtATCGGGTGGTTGTGCCGCACGCCCTGTGTGGCACGGAGACGACCCCGCCCGCACGACCGCGTACGGGCGCGCGCCCCCGCACGAGCACGTCCGGGCGAGCGAGCGCGCGGCCCGCACGATCCGTCTCGGCCGTCGCCCCTCCCCGCCTGCGAGCCACACGCCCCGCGTGTCAGTAACCACGCGTCCTGCCGCGATTGCCATGGTCCGGACCTCTTCGGTTGCCATGTTGCTGAACTGCAGTTACCATGTTgctgaactacagttgccatggttgctcaactgcagttgccatcttaGGTCAAAGTGTCGGATGCCATTTTTGGGCAACTGCagctgttgccatgtatggtctggtctacTACAGATACCATAATTTgaaaactttaggagttgccacctactaacactggacagttgccatgtagcactaaaaaacatggcaaaaaacatgtttcggtaaaaagagagttgccatctgcttacaagcgcgctagggcagttgccatgtatcctgcaaaacacatggcaactgatagcttttggtgtgtgggagaggagacgggcatgtgggcgatggtggtatctttaggagttgccacctactaacactagacagttgccatgtagcgcTACAAAACAGACATGGCAATAACATGTTCGGGGTaaaaagagagttgccatctgctcatgctcacaaatagggcagttgccatgtaccattCCAAAACATAGCAAATGACAGCTTGGGTGTGGGAGAGTGGGAGAATGGGCAGTCGTAGGAGATGGGGAACAGAAGTGGTGTGCAGCGTGCGGGCGCGACAGCAGTTTCATCGCACGCCCTGACTGGCGAAACATTGACCGCGGAGAGAAACCGGCGTGCGGCGAACTccctcacacccacacacatgagttgtcctacgtggcacacaaaaACAACCTTTTCATACCGAGATTCGTGCAAAGGGCGCTGGACGATGATGAAGGCGCGTGGGCGTTAGTGTTTTCGTAGACTTTTCGTTTCTTTTTCGAACAGGTGTGCATATCTACTGGAACGTTTTTTCTATCCGAATAGGTGTGCGTATCCGGAGGCCCAAAATACGCCTACGCAGCCACGCACGCGCGTATCCGCATACGATATATATACGGCCCCGGCATCCTCCTCCACTCCCCTTTTCCTTCCCTGTCACCGCACGGCAGGAGACATACATACAGAGGCgggcggggggaggaggagggaggaaagGGGAGGGAACCACCCCGTCCGAGCCGACTTTGGATCCACCCACCTCCCGACGACGATCCGGTCGCAAATCGGAGCTGCCGCCAGCTCCCCTCTCCCCTGCTCCGCTCGCCGAACGGACCCGTTACTTCTACTCGGATCCCTGAGCTGGTCCGGTTGGCCTAATACGCGCGCCGGAGCTCGATCTCGCGCCGGGAGGCTGGCCGATTGCTGATTCGGGGCCGGATTTGGGTGCCGGGCGTGTCGTGGCGTGCGGGTGAGGCGTGCGGGAGCTAGGGTTCCGGCGGGCGGGCGCGCGCGCCGGCGAGATGACGACCCGGCGGGTGAGGCGGCGCACGTGCAGGGACAAGGGGAAGGGGAAGGAGGTTGTGGAGGACGGGCGCGCGGTGGAGGCGGGCTCATCGCCGCCGCGGGACTGGGCGCCGgcgggggatggggatgggggcggcgaggcggtggcCGGCGAGGCCGTGGACTGGACGCTGCTTCCGGATGACACGGTGCTGCAGCTATTTGGCCGGCTGAGCTACCGCGACCGCGCCAGCTTGGGGGCGACCTGCCAGACGTGGAGGGGGCTCGGGTCGTCGCCGTGCCTGTGGAGCACGCTCGACCTCCGTGCCCACCGTTGCGACGCTGAGGTCGCCTCGTCGCTGGCCTCGCGATGCGGGGGCCTGCAGCGGCTGCGGCTGCGGGGCCATGAGGCGGCTGTGGCGGTGGCCTCCGCCCTCGGCGCCCGCGACCTCCGAGAGGTGGTGGCCGAGGGCTGCAGGGGACTCACTGACGCCACCCTTGCAGTCCTCGCCGCTCGACACGAGGCGCTGGAGAGCCTCCAGATCGGTCCAGACCCCCTTGAGCGCATCTCCAGCGACGCCGTCCGCCATGTCGCTCTTTGCTGCTCCCGCCTCCGTCGCCTCCACCTCTCGGGTCTCCGTGAAGTTGACTCTGATGCCATAGGAGCGCTGGCGCGCTACTGCCCCCTCCTTGAGGACGTCGCCTTGCTCGACTGTGGCACTGTAGATGAGGCTGCCCTTGGTGACATCCACTCCCTCCGATTCCTCTCTATAGCAGGATGCTACAACGTGAAGTGGGCTACAGCATCCGCCTCATGGGCCCAGCTTCCCTTGCTAGTCGCCGTCGACGTCTCCCGCACTGATGTCTCTCCAAATGCTGTCGCTCGTCTAATCTCCCACTCCAAAACCCTCGAGCTTATATGTGCTCTTAACTGCAAATTCGTCGAAGAGGAACAAGCACACAGTCCCACTGCATTTAGCAACTCCAAGGGCAAGCTTGTGCTTACCATCACATGCCCCATTTTTAAATCACTCGCTTCACTGTTTCCTGGCGAGGCTGTGGAGGAGCACGGCGTGTTCAATGAGTGTAATTGGAGGAACAAAAGGAAAATACTTGGTGTCATGATGAACTGGCTCGAGTGGGTCCTATCACAGTCGCTTCTTCGGATTGCGGAGTGCAATCCATATGGCATGGATGACTTCTGGTTGCAGCAGGGCACATCAATGCTGCTGAGCCTGGTGAAGAGCTCACAGGAGGATGTGCAGGAGCGTGCAGCtacaacaattgctacatttgtGGTTATTGACGATGAAACTGCGAATGTGGATGCTGCAAGGTCGGAGGCGGTAATGCGGGATGGAGGCATTCCACTTCTGCTGGACCTTGCAAGGTGCTCAAGGGTGAGTGCACAGTCTGAAGCAGCAAAGGTAATAAATTATTTGGCCAAACTCATGGGTTCTCAGTATTTGTTTTCTATACTATTCTGGTATATCATTTAGTCACATTGGTTATGTCTCTGTTCAGGCTATTGCCAACCTATCGGTGAATGCAAAGGTTGCAAAGGTGGTTGCAGATGAAGGAGGTATCGCCATTTTCACTAATTTGGCTAAGTCGACGAATCGACTTGTTGCTGAAGAAGCTGCTGGTGGCCTTTGGAATCTCTCCGTGGGTGAGGAGCACAAGGTTGTTATTGTCTAAATGCTGATTCTTATTGCTTGCTTTGATGTCCGTATCACTCGTGCTAATAATTGATTGATTTCTCATTTTCAGGCGGCTATTGCGGCAGCTGGTGGTATAAAGGCTTTGGTTGATCTTATATTTCGTTGGCCTGCTGGGACTGATGGAGTTCTTGTATGGAACTTTTAAACTTCACATTTTCAGCAACTTCCAACTATACCTGCTGATTTGCTGCCAGCCATCCTTTTTGTGACTTTGCTCTACCTCTTTTTTCTATTAGGAACGTGCTGCTGGTGCGCTTGCAAACCTAGCTGCTGATGACAAGTGCAGCCTGGAAGTCGCAAAGGCTGGTGGTGTCCATGCTTTGGTTACACTTGCTCGATCATGTAAACTTGAGGGCGTCCTAGAACAGGTAAGCTGCATTGTGTCTTCATGCTTGTCCAGTTTTGTTCTATACGTATAAACTAGTAAAATTTTATGCTATATCTCCTAAATTGTCAACCAATACTACACATTCCGCAGAACAGACACATTTTACGATGTAGGAAAAACATGAGTAAAGaacatactccctctgtaaagaaatataagtttagatcactaaagtagcgatctaaacgctcttatattactttacggagggagtacaagtttTCATCTTCAATGCTCCATACTTTTACAGAGGGACACATACCATCTGCAGCTTATTTCTTGCCTATTGAACTTTTGCCCTGCAATATATGCACCATTTCGATCATTTATAGTGCATCTTCCAGGCACCAATGCAAACATTTCTTGCATGGATAGCTACAATTTTATCGTGCTTGTCCAAGAGCACTCTTATGACACGTCCCATGCAAATTTTACAACTCGTGTTCCCATCAAGAAACAGAAGTCTGTAACCTGTGGTACTGAACCCGTGTCTGATATTccctcaaaaaaagaaaaaaagaaaccaTGTCTGATATGCTGACTAGCTTCATACCATTTCGGTGTAAGTAGAAAACACACTTCAATATAACATCTTAAGTCTTTTAAACCTGCTTGAAACCATTTTGCTTTAGAGGGCAGCCCGGTGCACgtagctcccgcttgcgcagggtCCGGGGAAAGGTCCGGCCACTTTGGGTCTATAGTACGCAGCCTTTCCCTATATTTCTGCAAGAGGCTGTTTCCAGGACTCGAACCTGTGACCATGCGTGACCTCATGGTCACAAGGCAACAGCTTTACCGCTGCAGCAAGGCTCCCCTCTTCACCTACATTTCGCTAAGGCATTTATGAAATAGTAGCAGTTCTCCGCTTCATCTTAAGCTCTAGAAGTAAATGTCTTACATACATATTTTGTCCTCTTTATGTTCACCCCTGTTTTGTTATTTgctaatgctatgtttgttatGCATAGGCGGCAAGGGCTCTAGCCAACTTAGCTGCACATGGAGATAACAACAACAATAATGCGGCTGTAGGTCAGGAAGCAGGGGCTCTTGAGGCATTAGTGCAACTAACATGTTCTCAAAACGAGGGTGTAAGGTATAGCTCTAATTGACATGCTTTCACTTTTATGGTTTGAAGTTGTAATATTAGCTTTCCTTAATGTATACGACATTGATCTGAGGTAATATTGTGCTTTTTATTTAAAATTCAATCAGGCAAGAGGCTGCTGGTGCTTTGTGGAACCTATCATTTGATGATAGGAATCGTGAAGCTATTGCTGCTGCGGGGGGTGTTGAAGCATTGGTAATACCTTTTATCTTATTAACCAAACTGTCTTAGGCTTTGCATTCTTTGACCAACACTACCTGTTAGGTTCTCCATCTAAATTTACATGATCTCTCTGAATAGGTTTGTGCTCAATGGATTAGTGTGAAATACAAAAATTCAAGTATAATAATTTTCATTCAAAGAAGGCTGAAGTTATTGTGGAGCAATTTAGTTAGAACTGTGTGTCATGAATTCTTAGTATTTAGGGGCAGACATTTAACTAGCAAGCTTGTAACTTCCTCTGAGGAATCATTTATTATGCTGCTAGCCAGGACTCGAAAATGTTTCTTTGGGAATTACTGTGTCACCTGTCTTTTCTTAAGCCTACTTAATAGGAGAGCTGTCTTTTTCACGTATATGGCATTCGTATTTTAGGTTTCACTTGCACAACAATGTCTGAATGCTTCGGAAGGCCTTCAGGAGAGAGCTGCTGGCGCATTATGGGGACTATCTGTCTCAGAATCGAACAGGTAACTTACTATACTAGTATACTATCTAGTTGTTACAATACTCTCACTAGTGATCTATGGAAGTACTCCCAACAATGATGCTTATGCATTTTTCTGCTCGAGTTTATATATTCGGCAACTTTTCGAAGTCACTGAAAGGTCTTACTACTTACTGCCAGTTATTCTATGGTGTCTGCTATTTAAGACATAATGATCCTTGCAGATAACTTCTTACCATCAAAGAGTCTGCCTACCTTTATtcactaaacttgcagcacatacCAACTTCCTCTATTTTTAGGAGTGCATTTGTGATAGCTGCATATGAGATGGACATGTTGATCGGAAATAAATCTTAATGGAAATTCCAATGTACTGATGGAAGTGATAAATGGCTGTGTAGTGTCAATCAAGAAAAGGAAGTCTAGTCAATActttagggtgtgtttggttgagGAACCAAATGGAATGGAATGGAATGGTTCCATTCCAGTAGAATGGATCGGTTCCGTTCCCGTGTTTGGTTTCAGTCACCAAGTGGAATGGAATGGTTCTGTTCTTGCATTTGGCTAGAGAGATGAAACGAGATGAATTTGATTCAGCCAAAAGGTTTTAAAGTTCTTAAGATACATTTGTTACACTGTTAGAACTGCCAAATAACCTTGGGATTATTAGTTGCTCAAGAAACATGGCTGAACAAGTCATGAGCACCTAAAACAAGAAAAATAAATCCAAGTATGTTGGCCATCTCAGTAACAACTACTCAACTCCACAACTACACATTTATGTCAGTGTAAGTGTACTGACAGGAAAAGGATCATAACACACAAGCATCTACAAATCTTATAAGCTGATCCATAGGAATTGTTGTAGTAACCATCCAAACAAAATCTGAAAGGAATTAAAAAACTGCTCATTCAACATTCTTAATTCTGTTTAGCACCTTATTATTTGGTTTCAGAAACACAAACTAAAATAGACAAAGATCAAGAAAATCGAGAGGGTTTCCCCGTGCTCCATCGTGACCCTGTCGTGTGCATGTCCCAGCCAAGCCTGGCTTCCTTCAACAGGAGCTCGCCGCTCACATCCATGTTGCCACCACCTGCCGCTGGTCTTCTTGACCCCCTTGCCGATTATGACCTCATTGTGTGCACATCTCAGCCCAGCTCGGCGTCCTTCAATAGGAGCAGCCGCCGTAGTAGCCGCCTTACCGCTGCTTGCCCAAAGCGCCTACTGCCAGCTTGCCGCCCCTTCTCCTCTCGGTCTACCACGCCATGAGGAAGAGACGAGGGAGAGGTGGCGCCGTTCATGAGGGAGAGGCTGGCGCCGATTGATCGAGAGGCAGAGAGACGAGGGAGTGGCAGCGCTGATGGGAATAGGGTTTGGAGTTGGGAGGGAGGTGAGTGAATCAGCGAGGAAGGTGAGATGCGTCCTGTTCCACGTGATTCCTGTGATTTGGAGGTAGGAGTGAGTTCCGGATCTTGGCCGAATATTCGCTTGGTGGGAACTAGTGGTTTCCAGTTCCATTTGTCTACCAAACACAGGAATGAGGCCCAGGTACAGGTTCCATTCCACTTGGTGACCgaaaccaaacacaccctaaaaGAAGACCCGTCCTGTACCTGTTAAATTGTTAAATTTGAATCTGTTCAGAATCCATGACTTCTTTTTGGATAGATCGAAAAAATAGGTGATTTGGATACAAATGCATTTCTTTAGAACAGGATGAAACAAACAAACATCAACACCATATGTCATACAAAAAAACATTTTGGAGTATCACTTGGAGAAACTTCTCATACCTTTATGTTCATGAGCCATCTGTATGCAGGGAGAGTCGTGTGCAGCTCTTCATGCAGTGCATAGTGATCCCTCTAGTTCAAATGTTGTATTGTATTTAACATGAAATTCAAAAACATCCTGCCACTTGTATGCCAAATTTGGAACCTAACAATTCATAAACTAGCCTGCTCCATCTCTCCCTTCGTTCGGCTTGAGTGTACTTTGATATTTACAGTCTGTTCTTCTCCATCTCTTCCGCATGGTAGGCTCCTGCTTGGTAAAGGATCTTGACCAAACTGCTCAAAACATATAAATCTTGCTTGCATGGCATTCGGTCGGAAGATTAACCCTCATCATGATGCAGCCGTGGGAAAAAAAGGGAAAATTTTGAACATCTTCGAACTTATCATTCACACCATCCTTGTTTAGAATACCGGGTTGGCAATCATGCAAACGAGGAATTTACGGCCTTGATGCTAACCTTTTGGTCCACTGCTGGGGCTTCTTGGTTCATTCTCCCTATTCACTGGTCTGAGCCTCCAACTCAGAAGTCAGTACGCTCTTGTCGGCCCACTGCTCCAGTCTCCTGCCTTGCTCGCAGATCTTGTCACCTGTGTATATCATGGCCAACGGCCTGCTCGTCCGCCAGCACCGCACGGCGCTTGACCTCGTCTCCGTTGACCAGATCCATGTGTGGCTCCCACGTCACCTTGTCTCCACAGcttgagtagtactccctccgtccgaaaaaacttgtccctcaaatggatgtatctagcaccaagttagtgccagatacatccatttgagtgACAAGTTTGGGACAAGTTTTTTCGGACTGAGGGAGTACCAAACAGAACACTCTGGAAATGCTACAAATCAAACAGAACACTCCCACGTCACCTTGTCTCCACTTAAGATTTCAGTTTGAGTAGTACCAAACAGAACACTCTGGAAATGCTACAAATCAAAGGCAGAGAGGCCAGGGGACGATGATCTGATCCAACGGGAACTCCATCTTCCTCGGCTACTTGCCCACCCTCACGACCGTCTTTAGCTCGACTGGCACGGCGAGTGGCCTTCTTCTTCCACCGTATGAATCAGGTTTTTTTAGCGAACAATATGAATCAGGTGGCCCTGTTGCAGTGTTATTATTCCACCCTCTAGCACCATCTGGAAGCAGCACTGACAAATCTCGAGCATGGGCCGAAATAAATatcatgtactccctccgatccatattaattgacGCATACTTAGTACAACTTAAGTCGTACTAAGTGTGCGTCAGTTAATATGGATTGGAGGGAGTACCATGGTCCATCCGTTAGCATGTATCCTGGGCCAGCAGTACACCCACCAGATGTCAAACAGGGGTCCTGTGTGTGGGCCCATTGTATACACTTCATGGCCATACATGGCCATCAATACTGGACTTTCTGCACGCTTGTATGTGTTCCGAAAGTAATCTTGTCACAGATCATCATGCCTTGTTCGGTGGCCCAGTCTTGTTTCTTCTTAGTCGGTCTAATATTAGACTTGTTGCAgtaagaagaaaaggaaacaattaTTTTCTAGTACTtgtataaaataaaacaaaaaagtgTTTTCAggaatctgcatcttatctcttttCTTCTGTCAATCTTTGATGTTTTTTGTGCCATAACGGAGGGGTTTGACTGCTAACTTTATAAGACTTTTCCTCCATCAGCTTTTAGCTATTCATTCATCATTTGACATAGTTGGTCATAACTTTTGCATTACGATTGTCAGCATCGCAATTGGGCAGGAGGGTGGCGTTGCACCATTGCTCACAATGGCACAGTCAGAGGTTGAAGTAAGTTTCCCTTATACTTAAGATTTCATGCCTGGATGCATACTGTTACTAAAGAGCTTCAATTGTTTTCTTCCTCATGACCTGATCTATGCCCTTCTGTTTGGCAGTAGGCAACACATCTGTAGATTATCTGTTCGTTAACAGTTTGATTTCAAATAAATTAGACATTTTCGTTTTGAGGGCCCTTGATTTCCTGTTAACTTTTACCCCTACTCTATTGTCCTAGGTGATTACGTAGTTCATGTCTACAGTTGCTACATATTGTTAGACCTGATGACTCACTATTGCTGCAGGATGTTCATGAGACAGCTGCAGGGGCATTGTGGAATCTTGCTTTCTATTCCAGCAATGCTCACCGTATAGTTGAAGAAGGTGGGGTGCCTATCCTTGTGCACCTTTGCTCATCATCAGGGTCAAAGATGGCTCGGTTCATGTCTGCGCTAGCCCTTGCCTATATGTTTGATGGAAGGTACACTTTTTGTGAAACTGACCATTCTTGTTTGTTTTTCGATATTATCTGTCCGTACGTTTAGAGTTACACAAAGACCGCAAGCAGGTTAACAATATGCAATCCTGCTATATTATTGATTTTATCCTGTAGTGTTAGCTTCAAAATTCGGTTCATCTAATTGATCATGATGTACTTCTCGTAGAGTGAACTAAACAGTTGACACCATGCTTCCTGGCTTTGATGAAAATCAGTTATTCCAATAACTTCGATAGCAGCTTCTGGGTTACATACAAAATTTTGTACCACCTCCATTTCATACTAGTAGGTGTATTATGATTCGTTCAGATAAGGGTTTGACCAACATTTTATGTCCCAAACCCTTGTCTTAATGAATCGTAGTAAGCCTTATATTGTGAAATGGAGAGAGTATATAAGTGGTTTGTGAAGTAGTTGGAGATTTCAATTATGTTGCCCGTGCCAGCGGAATATTTTTCATCAATAAGCCAGTTTTGTAGATTCGAGAATTTCATTGTTAACATCTAGAGAGCACAGTGGGTCAGTGTTAATTGTTCTTAAGTTTTCTGAttaataaatcagaaatgatctTATTTATTGTGTGCAGTTGTGTGGTACTGTATTATGGTTATCATGAGTGTCGCTTGGTTTCCAGGGTCATGCTGCCTAGCTTATTGGCTTACTGCATTGTTCATTGTCACAGTTAGTCTAGGTGACTTATTAAGCCTTATGTGCATCATTGTTTGACAGTGCAAGTGAAACAGAAGCACTGCATCTTCGTATTCCATGATGTAGAATGAAGTTATGAGAAATTAAACACAATTGTCATTTCTGTTTATTA is drawn from Aegilops tauschii subsp. strangulata cultivar AL8/78 chromosome 1, Aet v6.0, whole genome shotgun sequence and contains these coding sequences:
- the LOC109758372 gene encoding protein ARABIDILLO 1; its protein translation is MTTRRVRRRTCRDKGKGKEVVEDGRAVEAGSSPPRDWAPAGDGDGGGEAVAGEAVDWTLLPDDTVLQLFGRLSYRDRASLGATCQTWRGLGSSPCLWSTLDLRAHRCDAEVASSLASRCGGLQRLRLRGHEAAVAVASALGARDLREVVAEGCRGLTDATLAVLAARHEALESLQIGPDPLERISSDAVRHVALCCSRLRRLHLSGLREVDSDAIGALARYCPLLEDVALLDCGTVDEAALGDIHSLRFLSIAGCYNVKWATASASWAQLPLLVAVDVSRTDVSPNAVARLISHSKTLELICALNCKFVEEEQAHSPTAFSNSKGKLVLTITCPIFKSLASLFPGEAVEEHGVFNECNWRNKRKILGVMMNWLEWVLSQSLLRIAECNPYGMDDFWLQQGTSMLLSLVKSSQEDVQERAATTIATFVVIDDETANVDAARSEAVMRDGGIPLLLDLARCSRVSAQSEAAKAIANLSVNAKVAKVVADEGGIAIFTNLAKSTNRLVAEEAAGGLWNLSVGEEHKAAIAAAGGIKALVDLIFRWPAGTDGVLERAAGALANLAADDKCSLEVAKAGGVHALVTLARSCKLEGVLEQAARALANLAAHGDNNNNNAAVGQEAGALEALVQLTCSQNEGVRQEAAGALWNLSFDDRNREAIAAAGGVEALVSLAQQCLNASEGLQERAAGALWGLSVSESNSIAIGQEGGVAPLLTMAQSEVEDVHETAAGALWNLAFYSSNAHRIVEEGGVPILVHLCSSSGSKMARFMSALALAYMFDGRMDEAAIVGTSSEGSSKGVNVEGARRMALKHIETFVLTFSDPQVFSMAAASSAPAALSQVAEAVFIQEAGHLRCSGAEIGRFIAMLRNPTPVLRACAAFALLQFSIPGGRHATHHADLLQNVGAARVLRAAAAATSASIEAKVFARIVLRNLEHHQAGTST